The following DNA comes from Cedecea neteri.
TCGTTTTCTCCACCGGTATTCGTCCTCAAGACAAGCTGGCCACACAATGTGGGCTCGAAACAGCCCAGCGTGGTGGGATAACCATCAACGACAAGTGCCAGACTTCCGATCCGGATATTTATGCCATCGGAGAGTGCGCCAGTTGGAATAACCGCGTCTTCGGGCTCGTTGCGCCGGGTTATAAAATGGCTCAGGTCACAGCAGACCACCTGCTCGGGAGCGAAAACGCCTTTGAAGGCGCGGACATGAGCGCCAAGCTGAAACTGCTCGGCGTTGACGTCGGCGGTATTGGCGATGCTCACGCTCGCACGCCAAACGCCCGCAGCTATGTTTACCTCGATGAAAGCAAAGAGGTTTACAAACGTCTGGTGGTCAGCGAAGACAACAAAACCCTGCTCGGCGCAGTGCTGGTGGGCGACACCAGCGACTACGGTAACCTGCTGCAGCTGGTGTTGAACGCGATTGAGCTGCCGGAGAACCCGGATTCGCTGATCCTGCCAGCACACGCCAGCAGCGGCAAACCTTCAATTGGCGTCGATAAACTGCCGGAAAGCGCGCAAATCTGCTCCTGCTTTGACGTCACCAAAGGCGACCTGATCAAAGCCATCAATAAAGGTTGTCATACCGTCGCGGCGCTGAAAGCCGAAACCAAAGCCGGGACCGGCTGCGGCGGCTGTATTCCACTGGTAACTCAGGTGCTGAACGCCGAGCTGGCCAAAGCCGGTATCGAAGTGAACAACAACCTGTGCGAACACTTCGCCTTCTCGCGCCAGGAGCTGTACCACCTGATCCGCGTGGAAGGAATCAAATCCTTCGACCAGCTACTGCAAAAATACGGCAAGGGTTACGGCTGCGAAGTGTGTAAACCTACCGTGGGTTCGCTGCTGGCTTCCTGCTGGAATGACTATGTGCTGCAGCCGGAGCTAACGCCGCTGCAGGACACCAACGATAACTTCCTCGGCAACATCCAGAAAGACGGCACCTACTCGGTGATCCCGCGCTCAGCAGGCGGCGAAATCACGCCTGAAGGGCTGATGGAAGTGGGCCGTATCGCCCGCGAATACAACCTGTATACCAAAATCACCGGCTCCCAGCGCATCGGCCTGTTCGGCGCACAAAAGGACGATCTGCCGGAAATCTGGCGTCAGCTGATTGAAGCCGGGTTCGAAACCGGCCACGCCTATGCCAAAGCGTTGCGTATGGCGAAAACCTGCGTCGGCAGCACCTGGTGCCGCTACGGCGTGGGCGACAGCGTAGGGTTCGGTGTCGAGCTGGAAAACCGCTACAAGGGCATCCGTACCCCGCACAAAATGAAATTTGGCGTCTCTGGCTGTACCCGCGAATGTGCGGAAGCGCAGGGCAAAGACGTGGGCATTATCGCCACGGAGAAAGGTTGGAACCTGTATGTATGTGGTAACGGCGGCATGAAACCGCGCCACGCGGACCTGCTGGCGGCAGATCTCGACCACGATACCATCATCAAGTATCTCGACCGCTTCATGATGTTCTACATCCGCACCGCCGATAAACTCACCCGTACTTCCGTGTGGCTGGAGAACCTGGAAGGCGGCATTGATTATCTGCGTAGCGTGATTGTCGACGACAAGCTCGGCTTGAACGATCAGCTTGAAGCAGAGCTCAACCGCCTGCGCGAGAAAGTAATCTGTGAGTGGACAGAAACAGTGAATACGCCGCAGGCGCAGGTTCGCTTCAAACACTTTATCAACAGCCCGCAGCGCGATCCGAATGTGCAGACAGTTAGCGAGCGCGATCAACACCGTCCGGCCACGCCGTATGAGCGTATTCCGGTCACTCTGGTAGAAGTGGAGGAACACGCATGAGCCAGTGGACAACCGTTTGTCAGCTAGACGATATCCTGCCAGCAACCGGCGTTTGCGCCCTGGTCGGTTCGGCACAGGTGGCTATTTTCCGCCCACGTAAAGACGAGCAGGTTTACGCCATCAGCAATATCGACCCGTTCTTTGAAGCCAGCGTGCTTTCCCGCGGGCTGATTGCGGAACATCAGGCCGAGCTGTGGGTTGCCAGCCCGCTGAAAAAGCAGCACTTCCGCCTGCGCGACGGCCTGTGCATGGAAGATGAAAGCCGCTCCGTGCCGCACTATGAAGCTCGCGTGCAGGACGGGCTGGTGCAGATAAAAGCGTAATCCATAAAACAACCCTCACCCTGCCCTCTCCCTGAGGGAGAGGGTACCGACAGTATTCCTCCCTCGGGAGCGAGGGAACCGATCGAGCAACAATAGCGGCGACGGATGCCCCCCTCTCCCTTTGGGAGAGGGCCGGGGTGAGGGTAATTCATTCTAATTTTTATTTTTTAACTTCATTGGGATAGCAAAAATGTTCACCGATACCATCAATAAGTGTGCAGCGAATGCCGCGCGCATTAATCGTCTCTCACAGACAAACCCTCTGGGCTTCTGGGTGAGTTCCGCCATGGCGGGCGCCTACGTTGGCCTTGGCATCATCCTGATTTTCACCCTTGGTAATTTACTCGATCCGGCCATTCGTCCGCTGGTGATGGGTGCGACCTTCGGCATCGCCCTGACGCTGGTGATTATCGCCGGTTCCGAACTGTTCACCGGTCACACCATGTTCCTGACCTTCGGCGTGAAAGCGGGCACCATCTCTCACGGCCAAATGTGGGCGATTCTGCCGCAGACCTGGCTTGGCAATCTGGTAGGTTCAGTGTTTGTTGCGCTGTTGTATAGCTGGGGCGGAGGTAGCCTGCTGCCGGTAGATACCAGCATTGTGCACACCGTCGCGCTGGCAAAAACCACCGCGCCAGCGATGGTGCTGTTCTTTAAAGGGGCGCTGTGTAACTGGCTGGTTTGCCTGGCAATCTGGATGGCGATTCGTACCGAAGGGGCAGCGAAGTTCCTGGCAATCTGGTGGTGCCTGCTGGCATTTATCGCCTCCGGCTACGAGCACTCCATCGCCAACATGACGCTCTTTGCCCTCTCCTGGTTTGGTCACCACAGCGAGGCTTACACGCTGTCTGGCATCGGCCATAACCTGCTGTGGGTCACGCTGGGGAACACCCTTTCCGGCGTGGTATTCATGGGTCTGGGTTATTGGTATGCTACGCCGAAAGCCGAACGCCCGCAGCCTGCCGCCGCAGGCGCAGCGGAAACCGCCCGTAATTAATTGAGGATTGACCGTGGATCACCTGCCGATATTTTGTCAGTTACGTGGCCGCGCCTGCCTGCTGGTAGGCGGTGGCGATGTCGCTGAACGCAAAGCGCGTTTGTTGCTGGAGGCAGGTGCGCGCATCACCGTTAACGCCCTCGAATTCAGCCCGCAGTTTAAAGTGTGGGCTGAGCAAAATATGCTGACGCTGGCCGAAGGGGCGTTCTCTGAAACGCTGCTGGACGAAAGCTGGCTGGCGATTGCCGCTACCGACGATGATGAGGTGAATCAGCAGGTTAGCGATGCCGCTGAATCCCGCCGAATTTTCTGCAACGTGGTGGATGCGCCGAAACAGGCGAGTTTCATTATGCCGTCGATTATCGACCGTTCCCCACTGATGGTCGCGGTCTCTTCCGGCGGTACGTCCCCTGTTCTGGCCCGACTGCTGCGCGAAAAACTGGAAGCCAGCCTGCCACTGCATCTGGGTAAAATCGCCGCTTTTGCAGGTACTCTGCGTGGTCGTGTAAAACAAACTTTTGCCACCATGGGCGAGCGTCGCCGTTTCTGGGAAAAATTCTTTACTAACGATCGTCTGGCGCAGTATCTGGCCAACGAAGACCTGCTTGCCGTTGAAAAAGAGACGGAATCACTGTTCTCCACCCCACTCGATCACCGTGGCGAAGTAGTGCTGGTTGGCGCTGGCCCCGGCGATGCAGGCTTGCTGACGCTGAAAGGCTTGCAACAAATTCAACAGGCTGACGTTGTGGTTTACGACCGCCTGGTGTCAGACGACATCATGAATCTGGTCCGTCGCGATGCCGACCGCGTGTTTGTCGGCAAGCGTGCGGGCTACCACTGCGTGCCGCAGGAAGAGATTAACCAAATCCTGCTGCGGGAGGCGCAAAAAGGCAAACGCGTGGTTCGCCTGAAAGGCGGCGATCCGTTTATCTTCGGGCGCGGCGGTGAAGAACTGGAAACCCTGTGCAACGGCGGAATTCCGTTCTCTGTCGTCCCTGGGATCACCGCAGCGTCCGGCTGTTCCGCCTACTCAGGTATTCCACTTACTCACCGGGATTACGCGCAAAGCGTGCGCCTGGTCACCGGCCATTTGAAAACCGGCGGTGAACTCGACTGGGCGAACCTGGCAGCAGAGAAACAAACGCTGGTGTTCTACATGGGTCTGAACCAGGCCTCGGCCATTCAGCAACAGCTGATCGCCCACGGCATGGAAGAGAGCATGCCGGTGGCGCTGGTGGAAAACGGCACGGCAGTGAATCAGCGCGTCGTGGACGGCACGCTGAACCAATTAGGCGAGCTGGCCACCCAGGTCGGCAGCCCAGCGCTGATTATCGTGGGCCGTGTGGTGGGTCTTCGCGACAGGCTAAACTGGTTCTCAAACCATTAAATACCAAGGGAGGCATAAGGCCTCCCTTTTACTTTTCTGCCTCTGCACAGCTATCCCGCAAAATTCTTAATACGGTTTCTGCGCCACTGCGGTTAGGGTTGATGCGGATCATCCGCTTTTCGAGGCCAGGCTCGGCCTGCCTGAACGTCCCGGAAAGCCGATAAAAAAGCGGCGGGATCTCATACTTAGATTCTGCGCCTACCGGATAAGGCAATGCGCCCAGCTTTTGTGCGGCGGCCAGCACCTTTTCGGCAATCGGCCGATGAAACTCCACCAGCAGCACCTTCGACTGCGCATTGGCAATAAATGCATTTTTAACCTGAGGCACAGCGCCCTGAGACAATAGCTCAACCAGCGTATCGTTCACCTGTGCCTGAACGGCATGCATCACCGGGGCGAAGACCAAACCGCGCAGCACCTCCATAGCCTGAAAGCCCTGGACCTGGCTGCCGCCGGAGTACATGCTCTGGCGCACCGCCTGAACGGCCGATTTGTCGCCGACCACAACGCCGACGCCCACCGGGCCAAACAGTTTAAAGCAGGAGAAAGTCGACAACGTGGCCCCACACTCGCAGCCGATTTTGTCGACCTTCATCACCGCATAGTTATCGTCGGCCAGCGACGGCAAAGCGTGGCGATTAAAGCAGGCCACCACCTCAGCCAATGAATAGGCATCATCCAATGTCTGCCGGGTGTGCTGAATCAAAGCCGCGACGGGTCGATGAGCCGCAATAGCGGCTTCCACGTCATTTAACTTATTGAAATCGGCCCGAATCAGCGCCAGCCCCATCTGTTCGGCGATAACCGCCGTGGTCGGATACAGAGGAGCCTGATGAATCAGCAGCTTATCGCCAGCGTTTAGCAATGCCATCAGTCCGCTACGAATCGCCCCGGTTCCGGCCCCCTGCACCAGCGCAGCGGCTGGCGCAGAAAAGAAATCAGCCAGTACGGCCTCAACTCTCTGCGTAGTGTTTGGCTGATTCAGACCGGGTACCAGGCCGACATCCCCCAGGCTCAAAAAATCAGCGCCTGGAAAATGCCGGCAGATAATATCCACCAGGGCGAACTGCTTCTGCTGGGCCTGAGCCAGGCTCAGGCTTTGCAATGGCCAGCTTTCCACACAACCCCCTTAGGCCGGGATAAACAGGCCGCAGAAGAACAGAATATTCAGCACAATGCCGGTTATCATCACCGCCACAACCGGCGCGGCCATTTTCTGCACCGGGCGACCCAGTGATTCGTTCAGGAAGTACAGCGCCGTCGCAATGGTGAAGCCGGTATAGCCCGCCATCTTGATGGCGGCAAAGATAGAGCCAATCAGCAGCGCCATCTCCATCAGCATGTTCATCGCGTTACGAATGTTATCCGAGGCGTTGCGTACCGAAGGATAACGGCCCAGCCATTTCCCAATGGAGCGCAGCAACAGGACTTCGGCAGAAATCACCAGCGCGCCGACCACAAAAGCGATGAGCGGATTAGCAATCAGGTAGCCCACGGCAAAGACAAAGGTGAACCCGGCCACAGCGTAAACACCGGTCGCCAGCGCCGTCGTGGCAATCATCGGCACAAAGCCCAGGCCACGCATAAACTCGGCCAGCGCGGCCTGATCAATCAGGCTTTGAGACTGCGTCGGATCCAGTCCAACCTTGTAAGCTTTCTCCAGCGTAAAGATGGACACCTCACTGCCTGCAAACAGCTTCATGCTGGCAACGGCGGCGATCAGCCCGCCAACGATGGCAATATACGGCAAATTCTTGATAATCCGGGACGTCCGCTCTTCAAACACCGACTGCCCGTGAGCATCGTGTTCATGTTCACCGCGGGAGCGCAGATCCTGAAAAATCGCAATCGCCAGCAGCATAATCATGCCCACGAAGATTTCGATGGATTCCGGGTTAAGCTGCGGGAAGAAACGCACCACCAGCACGCGGGTCAGCAGTACAACCACCGCCGCGAACAGGCTGTTCTTCCAGCCAAACTGGTAGAAAATCGCGACCAGCGGGAACAGCGCAAAGGCAGAGACCACCGGAGAGCTCAGCTCACCCAACGAGCCGAGAACATCTACCGGCAGCGCGGTCAACAGGTGGTTCACCGGCACCAGGCAAGTAAGAATCAAAATCCCCCAGACGGCACCCAGTCCAAACGCCAGCACGCTGTTGGCCGCCAGCACGCCGAGGATGTCGGTCGGCAGGAACAGCAGCCAGCTGTTGAGCAGCCCGGTTTTCAGGGTGAAGGAGATCCCAACGGAAGCCACAAAGCCGATACTCAGACCGAAAGCGATACTCCCCGCCTCGCGGCGGTTCATATTGCCTTCAATAAGCTGCGGCAGAATCGGTCGAATCCCGTCGTGGAACACCGCCGCGGAGCGGTGCGCCAGTAAAGCCGTCATCCCGGTCAGCAAGGCAACAACAACAAGGTGAAGGTAGAATTCCATACGGATGCCTTTATTTTAAATGGTTAACGAGCAGTGGGATGGCGTGCTCGATATGCTCAACGGAAAGGCCAAACGCCACTTTGCCTTCTGAGACCAGGCGGGCGATTTGCTCTTCTTTCGCTTTAATACCGGGCTTGGCGATGGTGCAACTGCGGTTGTAGCCAATCACCGCGATGGCGATAGACAATGCCGCACCCGCCCCGGTATTACAGGCCCCAATGTAGTAATCAAGCTGGCCGGATTTCACCTTCAGCGCGGCGTCCATGTCGTTATAGATAAACACTTCGAAGCTGCCCGGTGCGGCGGTTTCGATGGTCTGTTTGATGAGTTCGCGCTGTAGGCCAGCGACACCGATCTTTTTCATGGGAAATCCTTACTTATAAAAGACAGAGGGGTTGTCACGTAACATCAAATCGACGTCTGACTGGCTGAAACCGGCCTCCAGCAGCATCGGCACAAACGTGGTAAGCAAATAGTCAAAACCAGGCCCGCCGTTCGCTTTCAAATGGGAGCGACGAGTAATGTCCATCGACAGCATGACGTGGTCGAGTAGCCCGCGATCTTTGAGCGCGCTCAGCATCGCAATGCGTTTTTCGTCCGGGTAATAGCTGTTTTTGCCGATGGTATCGAACTGGACGTAGGCGCCCTGATCGATCATCCGCAGGATGTTGTCCAGATTGTCTTTCAGATCGCAGTGCCCGACGGTGACGCGGGAAAGATCCACGCACCATGACTTCAGCAACGCGAGCTGTTCAAGGCCCATGGTGCTGAATGACGTGTGGGTAGAGATCGGCCTGCCGGTTTCATGATGGGCGATGGCTGCAGCCTGGAAAACTCGCTTCTCTACCGGGGTGATAACGTCCACGCTGGAGCCAATTTCCGCGATGATCCCGGCTTTTAATGCCGTGCCGTCGATACCGATTTCAATTTCATCGATCATCTCCTGCGCCAGCACTTTCACTGGCGTGGTGGCTACATGCGGCGGGAAGAAATCGTGCTGGTAATAACCGGTGCAGGCCATCACGTTCATCCCGGTATCACGGATGATATCCAGCAGGAACTGTGGGTTACGCCCCATGTAGCGGTTGGTCATTTCAATGATATTGCGCACGCCCTGCGCGTAGAGTGACTTCATCTCACCGCAAATCAGCTCGTACTGATCCAGTCGGCAATCGATGTTGTCCTTGAAGCTGGAAAGATCGATATGAAGATGCTCGTGGGCATAGGTATAGCCCGATGGATCGATATGCTTATGCCCCGTCATGGTTCACTCCACCTGTTGAAGAGATATTCAGCAGCGGCAGGAACGACGTTCCGTTCTGCGGCGCGGCTGCCCTAAAAAAGTCACAAACTGTGGCGCCCACATCTGAAAGCGTAGCGCGTGCGCCCAGATAAGTGCCTGTTATACCGGGTTGCCAAACCAGCAACGGCACGTTTTCACGGGTGTGCTTACTGTGGCCAATCGTCGGGTCGTTCCCGTGATCCGCCATCACAACAAGGCAATCCCCGACCTGCATATCGGCCATCAGCAGAGCCAGGTTTTTGTCTACCAGCTCAAGCCGCTCGGCGTAGCGCACAACGTCTTCTGCGTGTCCCGCCAGATCGGTTTCCTGAATATTGGTGCAAATAAAGGCGCTGCCAGGTTTATTCAGCTCATCCCGAGTGATATCGAGAATGTGCTGTGAGTCGACCAGATTCTGGTAGCTGGTTCCGTGTGGGTTAATGGCAATATCCGCCACTTTGCCTACCAGCACGGTTTTAACGCCGACATTATGCAGCTGCTGCGGAGCCTGAACGCTGGCATCCACGCCGTAACCCATATGCACCACCTGGAACCCACTTTTGTATACCCCGGAACGCGGGGCGTTAATGCCGACATAAAGCCCCTGTTTCTCTTCCGCGGCGTTAATCAGCTGCTCGCTGCTCTCAAGCAAGCCACCAAACGCAATGACCCGACCCACTTTGACGCAGCGGCGCACGACTTCGCCAATGGCACGTACTTGCTCAAACGATATGGCGCTGAGGTTGGCACTGATGTTAAACACCTGCCCGAGATCGGCCTCAAGATTATCGCCCACGGCGACGGCCTGATTTACCCACAGAAACTGCAGTTCAGCGCCTTTGCGTTCAACCTGCCAACCTGCAGCGCTTAGTTCACGTTCAACGTCGTCGATCACTGCAGAAAACGGCATACGGAGTGGCGTTTGTGGCCGAGTACCCAAAATTTCCTGATGCCCCATAAAGGTGTCACCGCCCTCATGCTGCAGCGCCGCAGTGCCATACACGGCATCGGCGTTCGGCTTCATCACATTGGCCGTAAAGCCCAGCGCATTAATCAGGCCCAGCTTCTCAAGCATGGGTAAACGCAGGTCGGGAAAATGCTGCAGGATATGTCCGCAGGTGTTCGCGCCGATGTCCTGCGGCCTGACCTCCGGCACATCATCCATCGCGCCTACGCCAAAGCTGTCTATCACCAACACCAGAAACTTACTCATGTTGACCTCCCGGAATAGGATGCCCAAGGCTGTCGTACAGCGCTTCAAGTACCGGGTTCCCGCTTTGGATGCCGGACACCAGCGCCACATCGCTGCGGGTGACAAAAATCTGCGTGCGGAAGCACATCACCACCGGGCTGCCAACGGGATAGCTGCCTTCCAGCGCCAGGTGATAGTCAATGCTGGTGTTGTCTGGCGGCAGCAATCGTGCCTGCTCGAGCTGTGTATCACTGCTGAACACCAGCGCATTCTGCGCATGGCCACGACGATAATATCCGCCGCCGAAGCAATAGCTTTTGCCCTGAAACTGGTGGGAAACTTCCGTCAGATAGAGCATCGCAATCGCCTCCGGCTGGTCACCATGCTGGTTCGCCGGAATGGTCCCGGTCAGCGCGTGGCCCGGTTCGGCATGAGTGACCCCGTGCTCCGCCAGAATAGAAAAAGTACTGCAGCTTGAGGCCGACGGCGCGTTGATTTGCTCGATCTCAATCCCCTGTTCGTGCAGCAGGTCCCGCGCCTTCAGCAGCGTCATCAAATTGCGGGTGGGCTGTGTCTGTTGCTGCTCTTCGTTCCAGAGCAGGCAGGGAAAATGCGTCAGCCCGGCAAGCCGAATGCCCGGCATAGCGCGAATGGCACCTACCACATCATCCAATTCACCCAGCGGGAAACCGGCTTCCTGACCCGGGTAAAGTCGGTCGTACTCGGCGAACACTTTCAGCATCACAGCCTGAACGCGCCCGCTCGCCAGCGCGGCATCAGAAACTTCACGGGCTTTTTCCAGCGAAAAAAGAGTGATGATTTCCGTCTCACTGTTCACATTTTCTTCAACCAGGGCCGCCGGCACCTGCACCAGATGGCCCACATGCGAAACGGGCACATTGGCTTCACGCAGCGTGCGGGCTTCTTTAAAATCAACGGCCACGGCGCCTTTAAAGCCCAGCTCAATCAGCTTGTTGGCAAGCCACGGGTTACGCCCGATTTGCTTGGTCATAAAGTAGAGCGTGATGCCGTGCTTCTGCGCGGCCGCGAGCAGCTTCCGGCCGTTCTCCAGAACCTGATCGACATCGATGATCCAGGTATCGGGAAGTACTGCGCCCTGCCGCCAAAGCGTTCTGGCGGCATCAATCAACACCGGGTTCTGTGCCTTGAGTGCCTCAATAAACATGCCTTGCCTCGCGACCTGAGAAATAAACCTCTTAAATAATCATTTTTTTGAATATTTAAGTTGAGAAAAAACGCTGCCGATAAATCCGTTAGCTCTTATGAATCAGCCACAGGCTGAACAGGTTAGCCAGCAGATACCCTTCTTCGTTCGGGTGCAACTGCACGTTGAACGGCGACAGTAATGCGTGGTGGGCCTGCTCCACTTCGCCAAAGACGCTGTCGCTTTTAATCTCCGCCAACAGTTCGGCATCCAACGGGTTCACCTCTTCCCCACGACGGCTACGCATCAGTGCGTTAGCCATGTGGGTGATCGCCATTGCCCCCTGGTCGTTCTGCAGCGGGATAGCCCAGTGGCTCTCGAGCAGCGTCACAACCACTTTCATGCCATCACAAATATCCCGGTCGATGACGCCTGCTTCACACAGCAGATTGAGCCGGTCTTCCATACTGATTACCTCTGTCAATAGCTTGGTTCCTGTTCACCGCTCAGCACGCTTTGCTGATGAGCCAGCAGGGCATTCTTATCCACCACCGTTCGCAGCAATTGCTGAATGGGGATATCTTCGCTGCGCGTCAGCACCACCGCTTCCGATGCCGTCAGGAAGCATTTGTCCCCGTTTAACGGGAGGGCGGTCAACCCCAGGGCCGTTAAATCGGCCTCGTTGCTAACGTTCCAAATCACTGCATCCACGCTGCCCTTCGCGATTCTGTGCAGGCACTCGTGGTAGGACACGTCGAGCAATTCCACATCCTGCCCGGCGAAATAAACATCCGTCATGATGCGCTGATCCGCCGAACGGGGATCAATCCCAATGCGGCGAATACTCTCCTGCTGCCCGGCGCGGCAAATCAGTTTGTGCTCGCCCACGTAGGTGTGCGGCCCCAGCGCCAGTGCGATAAAAAGATCCGGGTTGCTAAGGTAGCTGTCCGCAGCCAGCCTGGACACGACGGCCAGGTCATAAACGCCATTCAGCAAACATTCCACGCGAACATCCGACCCACGCATGTGGGCATAGTAAAACGGGATCCCGTCAAACTGCGCCTTCAAACCGCTGGCCAGCCCTTCATAAAGCCGGGTGTACGGCAGCGGCATAGCACACACTACATTGCCGATATCCGCGAACGCCAATAGGGCTTTGTTATCCATGCTCAGCAAGTAGCTACCGTTGCGGCCACGGCGTTCAACACTCACCGCTCCAGCCTTCTCCAGCGTCTTCAAAGCGGCCTGCGTCAGGCCAACGGAAAAGCCGCACTCGCCTGCCAATTCATCTATGGTTTTCAGTCTGTTACCACATTTCTCACCCAGTAAATAACGGGCCAGACTGGATTGGGCAACGCCCTCTTTTTTAATAAAGCTGCGGCTCATCAGTTATCTTCAATTTATTGAATGAATATATCTTCATAAAATTGAATATAGATGGCAAAGGGGAAAATGACAAAAGGAGAATGCAGTCACAAAAAAGAAATAACCCGCCAGGCGGCGGGTTATTCATAGGGAAAGATTATGGGTGAGCGACGAAACCGATCGCTTCATACACCTTTTTCAGCGTCTCACCGGCACGAGCACGGGCTTTTTCTGAACCTTCTTTCATTACCTGCTGCAGGAAAGCTTCGTCGTTACGGTAACGGTGGTAGCGCTCCTGAAGCTCGGTCAGCATACCGGACACGGCTTCCGCCACTTCGCCCTTCAGATGACCATACATTTTGCCTTCAAAGCTGGCTTCCAGCTCAGGAATCGCTTTGCCGGTGACGCCGGAAAGAATGTCCAGCAGGTTAGAAACACCCGCTTTCTCTTTCACGTCGTAGCGAACGACAGGCGGCTCTTCGGAATCGGTCACCGCGCGCTTGATCTTCTTCACTACGGATTTCGGGTCTTCCAGCAGGCCGATGACGTTATTGCGGTTATCGTCCGACTTAGACATCTTCTTGGTCGGCTCTAGCAGGGACATCACGCGGGCACCGGACTTAGGAATAAACGGCTCCGGCACTTTGAAGATGTCACCGTACAGCGCGTTGAAGCGGCTGGCCACGTCGCGGCTCAGCTCCAGATGCTGCTTCTGGTCTTCACCCACCGGGACCTGATTGGTCTGGTACAGCAGAATGTCTGCGGCCATCAGCACCGGGTAGTCAAACAGACCTGCGTTGATGTTTTCTTCATAGCGGGCAGATTTGTCCTTGAACTGAGTCATGCGGCTCAGCTCACCGAAATAGGTGTAGCAGTTCAGCACCCAGCCCAGTTGCGCGTGTTCCGGCACGTGGGACTGAACGAAGATGGTGCTTTTTTTCGGGTCAATGCCGCAGGCCAGATACAGCGCCAGAGTGTCCAGCGTAGCTTTGCGCAGCGCGGTTGGGTCCTGGCGAACGGTGATCGCATGCTGGTCAACGATGCAGTAAATGCAGTGGTAATCATCCTGCATGTTTACCCACTGACGCAGCGCACCCATGTAGTTACCGATAGTTAATTCGCCAGACGGCTGGGCGCCGCTAAATACGATGGGCTTACTCATGTTCTGCTTCCTGATTTGCTAAAGGTGGTAGCCCGAAAGCGGGCAATAAGTCTTCGAAACGATCGAACACAACGTC
Coding sequences within:
- a CDS encoding YhfX family PLP-dependent enzyme: MFIEALKAQNPVLIDAARTLWRQGAVLPDTWIIDVDQVLENGRKLLAAAQKHGITLYFMTKQIGRNPWLANKLIELGFKGAVAVDFKEARTLREANVPVSHVGHLVQVPAALVEENVNSETEIITLFSLEKAREVSDAALASGRVQAVMLKVFAEYDRLYPGQEAGFPLGELDDVVGAIRAMPGIRLAGLTHFPCLLWNEEQQQTQPTRNLMTLLKARDLLHEQGIEIEQINAPSASSCSTFSILAEHGVTHAEPGHALTGTIPANQHGDQPEAIAMLYLTEVSHQFQGKSYCFGGGYYRRGHAQNALVFSSDTQLEQARLLPPDNTSIDYHLALEGSYPVGSPVVMCFRTQIFVTRSDVALVSGIQSGNPVLEALYDSLGHPIPGGQHE
- a CDS encoding phosphopentomutase, giving the protein MSKFLVLVIDSFGVGAMDDVPEVRPQDIGANTCGHILQHFPDLRLPMLEKLGLINALGFTANVMKPNADAVYGTAALQHEGGDTFMGHQEILGTRPQTPLRMPFSAVIDDVERELSAAGWQVERKGAELQFLWVNQAVAVGDNLEADLGQVFNISANLSAISFEQVRAIGEVVRRCVKVGRVIAFGGLLESSEQLINAAEEKQGLYVGINAPRSGVYKSGFQVVHMGYGVDASVQAPQQLHNVGVKTVLVGKVADIAINPHGTSYQNLVDSQHILDITRDELNKPGSAFICTNIQETDLAGHAEDVVRYAERLELVDKNLALLMADMQVGDCLVVMADHGNDPTIGHSKHTRENVPLLVWQPGITGTYLGARATLSDVGATVCDFFRAAAPQNGTSFLPLLNISSTGGVNHDGA
- a CDS encoding phosphotriesterase-related protein; translated protein: MTGHKHIDPSGYTYAHEHLHIDLSSFKDNIDCRLDQYELICGEMKSLYAQGVRNIIEMTNRYMGRNPQFLLDIIRDTGMNVMACTGYYQHDFFPPHVATTPVKVLAQEMIDEIEIGIDGTALKAGIIAEIGSSVDVITPVEKRVFQAAAIAHHETGRPISTHTSFSTMGLEQLALLKSWCVDLSRVTVGHCDLKDNLDNILRMIDQGAYVQFDTIGKNSYYPDEKRIAMLSALKDRGLLDHVMLSMDITRRSHLKANGGPGFDYLLTTFVPMLLEAGFSQSDVDLMLRDNPSVFYK
- the trpS gene encoding tryptophan--tRNA ligase; amino-acid sequence: MSKPIVFSGAQPSGELTIGNYMGALRQWVNMQDDYHCIYCIVDQHAITVRQDPTALRKATLDTLALYLACGIDPKKSTIFVQSHVPEHAQLGWVLNCYTYFGELSRMTQFKDKSARYEENINAGLFDYPVLMAADILLYQTNQVPVGEDQKQHLELSRDVASRFNALYGDIFKVPEPFIPKSGARVMSLLEPTKKMSKSDDNRNNVIGLLEDPKSVVKKIKRAVTDSEEPPVVRYDVKEKAGVSNLLDILSGVTGKAIPELEASFEGKMYGHLKGEVAEAVSGMLTELQERYHRYRNDEAFLQQVMKEGSEKARARAGETLKKVYEAIGFVAHP
- the yhfZ gene encoding GntR family transcriptional regulator YhfZ — translated: MSRSFIKKEGVAQSSLARYLLGEKCGNRLKTIDELAGECGFSVGLTQAALKTLEKAGAVSVERRGRNGSYLLSMDNKALLAFADIGNVVCAMPLPYTRLYEGLASGLKAQFDGIPFYYAHMRGSDVRVECLLNGVYDLAVVSRLAADSYLSNPDLFIALALGPHTYVGEHKLICRAGQQESIRRIGIDPRSADQRIMTDVYFAGQDVELLDVSYHECLHRIAKGSVDAVIWNVSNEADLTALGLTALPLNGDKCFLTASEAVVLTRSEDIPIQQLLRTVVDKNALLAHQQSVLSGEQEPSY
- a CDS encoding DUF2620 domain-containing protein, with the translated sequence MKKIGVAGLQRELIKQTIETAAPGSFEVFIYNDMDAALKVKSGQLDYYIGACNTGAGAALSIAIAVIGYNRSCTIAKPGIKAKEEQIARLVSEGKVAFGLSVEHIEHAIPLLVNHLK